The following DNA comes from Diceros bicornis minor isolate mBicDic1 chromosome 12, mDicBic1.mat.cur, whole genome shotgun sequence.
ACAATGAATACGAGAGGACgttagaatgacatattcaaagtgctaaaaaataaaggcaaaatcaAGACACTTTCACAAAAAATGAGAGAATACATCTACCAGGCCTGCACTACTAGAAATGCTAAAGAAAGTCCCTCAGACTTCTGAGAAAGAACATCATATGGTAAGTCAGATATATCGAAAGGAATTAAGTGCAGCAGAAATGGTAAATACGCAATTAAGTATAAAAGACTATATGTTATAAAATAACCCAGGAGTTAGAGGGTAGTGGTACATTTGAAACAAAGTTGGCATTGGTATTGAAAACTGTTGAAGCTGTGTGATGGGGTACATAGGCATTtattacataaaaatagaaagacaagaaagaatatagatgtttaaattttttcataataaaaagagaaaaaaatgagagggGGACTCCTGCTTTCTATCTTGGCAGCCAGTCTGTTATACCCAAAGAAGGCAACCTTCCATAATGGCAAACAGGAGCCACTCCACTTCCTACCAACCTTTTATCATCCCTTGCCTCATCTTGAGGCTCTAGTCTACCCCAGCCACTCCAACACCAGCACCATCAATTTTACCAGCAGAAATTAACTAGCTTAGGTCCTAAGGCCCTTCCGTCTATTTGTATCTGCTCAAATCTAGTACAGTCACGCACTGCTGAACAACGGGGAtacttctgagaaatgtgttgttaggtgatttcatcattagGTGAACATTGTAgagggtacttacacaaacctatagcctactacacacctaggctatatggtactaatcttttggGACCACCACCATATATGCAGTCCAATGTTGACCGAAACCTTGTAATGTGGCACATGACCGTATTGGAAAAGCTGCTTTATATACCTATACAGAAACATGTGGGCTTTTATTTCAGAAGGAAAAATTCAGATAAACTTATaaactacaaagaaaattatGTGCCTATTCAAGTACCCACttaacattcaaaaatatatCTCATATATCAGAGGATTCCACCTTACctttaaatttaacatttaaatgtaaaatgcagcaAATCTGCCATAGGACAAACTGCTTAAATCAAAAGATTCACTACATGGTGGGAGATGAAAAATAGCTTGCCTTTTCAAGGTAAAGAAATCAGTTTATACAGGTACCCCAAAATGAACATTCAGTGGAGTACAACAGAGTTCCTAAAATATCTGCAGTCCAGAGCCACAGAAAAAGGCCTAAAGCACTCCTTTTCTGAAAGCCACTGCCTAATGCACCATCTTCTCAGCTGTTTGTAAGCCTTACCCAATCCCCATTCTACTGCCAAGGTTCACCAACAGAAAGAAAGAGGGTTATTTTTTAGATAAGGGAACAGAGCAACAGCCAACAAGTATGTTTTTTCCACTTCTACAAAGGTCCTTAGTGCCACTCCTGGTGCCCCAAAATAACAAGCTagattccttttcctctttgcctctTTCCATAGAAAACCTCCCCCCCCCCACTCAGTCATCCTGTAGATATCTCCTTTGACTAAAATCAAAAGGGAAACATTACCATGATCAAAGGCTTTACCTAGCATTCAGCGGCATGAGGAAGGTATCTGAGAGGAACAGAGGCTCAATTTTTGGAGTGGATGTAGTATAAAGTAATCTCTATGTTTCACCTGTTCTATGTCCTACAAACTAATAATCTTCAATCTTGAGATAAGTACGAAATCTATACCAAATGTCCACATACATGTGGATCCTCTGATACAGTCTAGATGAATCTGAATAGTTAGTTTACAAGGTTTGTGTAATCTATTTTGGTATTTCCTTCTGATTAGAAATAGCTTGGTgttgaacaaaaaaacaaaacaaagaaactttATTTTCCTTAATGGTTCGGTTGAAACCCTACAGGGCTGTAGAGTTGTTCTGCTTGTTGGAGGGcgtgggggagagggaagggtgcTGTTGCTTGTTATAATCAAACACTAGTTTTGATAACAAGGTGATGTTAAAATAGGCTTCAACATGAACTTCTTACCAATAATCATTGCAGTGAATAGGTCTCTATATAAGAAATTAAACAGGAAAGGTTCATACCAGGCCTCAACTCCCACAATCGCAGTCACTATGTAGACAAAAGAAATAGTCTGAAAGGAAAATGCAGACAAAAGCATACAGAGGCATTAACAGCTGGAAAGATCAGGGAGTCAATAACGCTTTATGCAGCATAAGTCTAGTAAACAATTTTAGTAAAAGCAAGAAGTATGCTTAAATTTGATACCTGGCAAGTCTTCttgcctttaaaatatattttttcagccAACAATGCCATAAAATAACTAACTTCTAGACAATGCTAGCAACTGGCCCTCATTTGGAACACTTTAAGGCACCTCATAAACTGGTTAAGCCTTAAGATGATCCAGTTTGCCCACCTAATCACTTTCTTCAAACACACTCCAACTTCTGATTCTTTACTAGAGCCTTAGGTGCAAATGGGCGAAATAGCAACACAAAAAGCTGGGATTCAAAGGCAGGGAGAGTTAATAGCAAGCCTACTAAGTAAGAGAAAACAAATCTCTCTACTCATTGAAAAGTtggcaatgaagacaaaaagccAACAATTTAACTATATGCGCACATCTTTCTTTACAAAATCAACAGTTCAAATGAATGTTTATTAACATTAAGAAACTATTCATTTTTTGGTGTAATAATGGCATTGtcattatgctttttaaaaagagctcttaccatttagaaatatatatatagtacaaTATTTATCGCGTAATGTCaggaatttcctttaaaataattggGAGGGGGGCGAGGAAGGGTATACATGAAACTAGACTGGCCACGTGTTAACTGCTGAAGCTAAGTGATAGGTACGTaagggttcattatactattctctctagATTTGTAtacgtttgaaattttccataaataagtaaaaataatataaaataaaaaggcaactttttaaaaagcacatataAGCTCTAAGCAAAAAAAGCATAAGGgcaacaaagaagaaatcacaaaaacttcccaaaaaattcATGGCAATGTTGAAAATTTAAGGCAGAACACATACTTACCACCTGGCTAATGTCATATCCCCATGGCAGGAAAAGAATCCCTGTGTTATACTTTTCCCAGTGAGACaggatgaaagaaaacaaaactacccaTAGCAGGAGATAAAGAACAAACACACTGACACCAGATGGTCCTCGTCCAAAGATGGAATACACAGTGACAACAAAGTAAACACATGACCAACTATCCAGGCCATGGTCAAAAAGCTCCCCTAAAGGGGTGCTGGAATTGGTTCTACGGGCTTGCTTTCCATCCACACCATCTGCAACAAAAAGACAGGACCACAGGAAAAGGTCAGTATCTGTAACAGTACAGAGAAAGTCTCTAataaactggagaaaaacaaaacaaaacaaatcagcaTATCATAGGAATGTTAATTAACTAAAGTATAGCTACCAGCCAGTACTATTAAGTCGTACAATACAAAGATTCAAGAAGTAAAATCCCTAGTTTCTCTAAGTttaatctgaaaattaaaatatgttatatTACACTGAATCGTGTCAATTTTAGATCTGAGGAAGAAGTATTCTAATTGGACTCTGAATTCCTCCAAATCTACCTAACAACTGAGTTGTTCCACTAGACATAAATTCTCAAGACTTATGATATAAATCATGAATAATGAATATGATATGAATAACGAATATTCATTATAATTTCTCTAACCACTCCTGCTCTAGGATTCAAAAGCACTCTGTACGTCAGTCATACTGTTTGACATTAGTCACTTCTTTACAGCCTCCACAATTTTAAGTGCCTTCAGAAAAggctttgcacatagtaggtgttcacgAAATGTAAGAATTACATTTATTGAAACTGTGCAGTATGCTAGTCTTGATGTTGTGAAGATTATAAGAATCTTAGAATAAACTAAGTTTGTGCCCTCAGAGTGTTTACGGTTGAAAAAGGAGACAAAACATGACAATTAAAGATATGGTGTATCACAAACCATAGAAGAGCACAGAAAAGGGATGGGTTGTCTTCAGACTAAGACAATCTAGAACGGCTTTCCAGACAAGGTGCAATCTGAGTGTGGACATAAAGACCGAGTTGGGTTTCAGTAGGTAAGAGATAAAGGAGTATGCCATTTCAAGAGGAGGGAGTGCTACCAGCAAAAACACCCTGTTGGAAAACCACATGTGTGTTCAGAGAATGCCAAGTAGTTTATTTTAACCAGAAGCTAGTATGTAAAGAAGACAGTATAAAGAGGCTAGAAGGGAGCTTTGAGCCAGTTTAAAAGTTTCAGGGAGTACGAGGAGCTACTAACAGTGTCTGAGGAGGGAACTGACAAGAGTGAAAGCAACGAGGTGCTTCAGGAATACTCACCTGACATGAGTGGGAACGACAGTCTGGAGAGAGGAACACGAATGGACAGGCCTAAACTGAGATGGAATGCAGTGGGAGTGAAAAGCTGGAGGCAGGTGAGATATTAGGAAAGTAAAAACGACAATGCAGCAAAAAAGAGAGGTGAAGCCAAAGGACAAGAAGACCATCTTCaaaattttctgtctggataactAAGAGAGTAGTACTGTTAACAGAAACAAGGATGTCCGAAGAAAGAGCGAGACTGATAGAAAAGACGCTGAGGACAAGTTTAGATACTTAAATTGAAGTGTTGGCAGGATATCCACGTGGTAATGTCACGCAACTCAATCTAAGGGTACTTACTAGCAACTCAGAAGACAGATAAGGGCTAGATAAAAACATGGGAGTTCTCTCAAGAGTGTTAAGAATCAGGATTACCAACagaatgaggagaaagaaagcTAAAGGTAAAGCACAGTGAAACACCTTCATTTAGGGGCAGAAACAGAGGAgcctggagagggagaggaaatgggggtggggttggggggggagaggagaggaaggagggggaggaggaagaagggagggggagagggacatagagagagagagaaagaatgtgaAACCTagttaaaaaggaagaagagtcTGAATTATAAAAATTTCTCCCCCAAACAAACAGTTTTGTTAACCAAGTGCATCAGCATTAGGCTAATTGTAAAGATTCGGATTTAAGGGATTAAAAACTCATTATAATTACTGTATTTATCTTGCTCGCCATAGTGTTATCCCCAGTGACTAGCTCAGTTTGGGGTGAAGAGGgcctttaaaaatattgtgaagaAAAATGTGCAAGGACGGATCCCAAGCTCCTGCCCAAATACTGCAGATCTCTTAAGTAGCTAAAGTAGCCCTTAAGTAgctaaaatatttcctaaaagACTTTTCTCATTATTTGCTGGCTTAATTTCCTATTTTTAGTGCAACTCCTGCACAGTAATTACAAATATTGAATTCATGACCTACACATTCATTAGGTTTCGTACATCGTCATACTGAACCCACCCCAGCTCCACAAGTCTGGGTGGGGTCTAGCTATGTTTCAGAAGGGTTTTTTTCAAGAAAGGTAATTCAGGCAAGTACCATATATTATGAAAAACCCCGTAGTAGAACCTAGAGCAGCACCCTGTGatcaaacacattaatatttctgcaACAAAATGTAAGAATAGTCACactagtaaaataaataaagattataaATTGCTTCACATTAGTTCAAGGCaggtttttcaacaaatagttcaTGTTAGGTCAGGATTTTTGCCAGAATTGTGGACCTGAAACAGGTAGACAGTACAGCACATCAAAAGGCTGTCATGGCGTGCTATGAAAAGTCAGAGCCCACAGGCCACCCACACATTTTCCCTATTCCTCCCGCACTCCTTGGCAACCAATCCTATTTGGTTGAATAGGAGCAGAATTTAAAAGCTGTTCACCTTTAATAACAAATGTACAAAAGCCTCTGCCTAAATATGTAACTTTTAACTAAGCTTTTCCCTAATTCTTCTAGACTTGACTCTCTTCCTTCCCCAAACTCTTGCAGTTCTGGTCATCCACCATGTCAGCATTTAGTCATGTGTCAGATCATACTGATTTTATGAGTACAAGTCATTTTATCTAAAGAGATCTAAGCAACTTTAAGTCCGGGTCTGCTATTTtacattcattcaaaaattatatactgagtgcctactatgttgtaggcactgttctaaacactgGGTACACAGCACAGAACAAAACAAAGTACCCACCCTCAAGAAACTTACATTATAGAGCAGACAGCCAACAAACAAGTAAGTCATATGGTTTTAAGtgccatggagaaaaataaagcaggagagAATAGGAGAATGCAGGACAAGCCATGCAGATAATCCCCACAAAAAGCATTCTTGGCAGAATAGACAGTATAGCCTAGCACCGTAGACTTCCCTGACCACTTCCTCCACCAAATAAGAATTGATCACTTCCCTATTTGTTCTCCCACTGTGCTCTATTACAGCATCTCTCTCAGTATTCTGCAATTATTTGATATGTCAGTATTGTTTCCCAAACTTAAGGCAAAAATGATGTCTTATTACAGaggttgacaaatattttttgtaaagggccagacagtaaatagtTCGGGcattgtgggccatatggtctctgttgcaactaacCGAGCTGTGTCTTTGTTGCaggaaagcagccataaacaatatGGAAAGGAATGAgaatagctgtgttccaataaaacttgactTACAAAAGTAGGCACGGGCCAGATTTGGCCCGCAAGTggtagtttgccaactcctatCTTATTCTTTGAATCCCTAGCACTGAATGACAATATATTTCATAGAGAAACtcaaaaacatatttataaaattgaaCAGGATATTAATAAACCCTAGCTAAAATGAATTAATTATAGCAGAAAATGTTAATTTAGTGGGTGGCTATCCTTGCTGGACAGATTCACCAGCCACTGACTAAAATTAGTATTTGCCAATTTCTTACCTAGAGTGTAGGCTATGAAGTTGAGGATGCCTACTACAATCCAAACCCAATCAGGTACGTGCTTGTGACCCGGTGCTGCAAAGGAAAGCAACTCAGATTTTAATACAGTCTAAGTACAATCATTCTCACCATTGCATACACCACCAATGAGAAATGTTTCTACTTATTAAATAGAAGTTAAAGTACTTTACAATATATTTTGAATGCAGAActaagtaaatattaaaatatatcagtGAACTCTGACAAAACCAAAGAAGTAACTGCCCAACCCCACAtaaacaacaggcatttattttgAGCTTTAATCGTAACTCAAGACAGATTGTTCATCTTTACTTGAAAATTACTTATGTACCTAGAATGAAAAATGTTTTGGGAATTTAAAATATGCTTGTATTTAATCTGATGCTCATTGTTTATGATTAAACTACAAACATGTATTGAGCCATCAACCTATACTCTCTCACTATATTATTAATTAGCTAAACAAAAGACTTTttgatttggggccagccccatggtgtagtggtcaagtgctcgagctccactgccggcggcccgggttcggatcccaggcacgcaccgacacaccgcttgtcaggccatgctgtggtggcatcccatataaagtagaggaagatgagcccagggccagtcttcctcagcaaaaagaggaggattggcatggatgttagctcagggctgatcttcctcacacacacaaaaaaaagaaattgtaacaaaaaaaaaaaaagaccttttgATTTGGGTATAGATAGATACCTCAACTGGATGATTTTGGCATCAGAATCATTCCGAAATGTCTGGACCCTGCTATTTCCCCCTAAGATAGAATAACTGAGAATCAGGAGGTCTGGGTTCTAGCCCTAGCTCTGTAATCAACCAGCACTGTGACCTTGAATATATCATTTAACCTTTCCTATCTTACATTTCCCAAATATACTGACAATAGATGGTTTACCTGGTCCTTCAAGTTCTATGATTTGGGGAAATGTATAtacaatatttacatattttagttCTCTTAATAACTAAGTAAATAATCTTATTTAGAGTagtcagagaaaataatatttctagTTACAAAGATAAACTTTTGAGGATGTCCTGAGGATTaatatacaaatttttttaaaactacttaaTATCAAAACCATActtaatgaaatttaattttatttattattcatgtGGTACTTTATGATCTTCAATTACCATTTTATTACATGTACAGAAGCTATGGCTAAAAATTTTAGTTGATAAAGTTAGGCATATGTATAGTTTTAATATTCAGGATTTCTATATATCAAAAGTCAAAAGTGTTGAAACTCCGAATTTCATACAAAAAACAATGTTGTCAGTGATTGTTAATTTCTCCAGATCAGTCCACAAAAGTCTGCTGAACCCACAACACAGATGAATTATAATACTAAAATTCCTCACTACATCATTTATAAGTATTCTTATTAGAAAACATAATCTCTAACTTagaattcaaaaaatattcatcTACCTCCATCTTTCTGTTCCTCTCAACTCCACCAACTGGCTgagcaaaaaaaataaactgcCTCCCACTTACTCCTCCTCATCCCAAATACACTCCAGATTCTCCCCTATGGCTTGGGGCAGAAGCTGGGTGTGGGAGAAAGTGAAGACAGGAATAGGTATGAAAGAAGACATAGGAGTCCAAGGTGGGAGCAGGCTGAAAACCGCTCCAAAAGtgcttctttcctctcttccccaatAAGGGTCCAGagttcagtcaacaaatatttaaggtcTAAGAACCATTTCCGAGGAAACTGGGAGTTATTAAAGGCAAGCATGGATGCtgagcagagggaaagagagatcataTTCCCTTTAGCAACAAGGGGATTTTTCTTCCATAactagaaaaaggaaagagatattTCTGGAATTGGTAAGTATGCTGGGCTCTGCTTATATTAATTTTCAGGCAAAGTTTCACAGTCCTGATTTTCCACCTTCTTATAAATCCAATTATTCTTTATTTACCAAAGCCTCGTTGCTTTTCAGACAGTCTATCTAAATTCAATAGCCACGCTGGTTTCTAGAGCTTAATGGAAACATACATAACATACTGTGAAAACAAAACTTGGCTTTTATACCCAATTCTGACATTTTACATACCCTTATAATATCCAGAACTTTTCAGAAATATGAGCATCtcaatagaaccagaaaataacCATATCTCCTTTCTATTTAGACATTTTATATTAAAGTAATAATTTTACCTGAAGCATAAAAGTCAGGATCAAAGTGTGCCATAAGTAGGAAATTAAATACAACCAGCAGAAAGCCAGAAAAGGTGATCAGATTTGGAGCCAGCCAAGTAGGAAATacctatttttttcaaaataattacaaaatagtTAAAGTAGCGGAAACTCTCTGTCCACTAAACACCACAACATGCAAATTTAAGTCATAATGAAAGCTATAAATTTGAAATATCTTATATACACGagttacatatatttaaatgcaAACCATAATCTCCAATTGATAGAAATAAgcatttctttcttctattttctatattttaaataattctataATCAATAAACTTTTACAATCATAACaacatttatttcaaaaaaattttaaaaggtattttataaaaatgataaattctaGAGTATAAACTTCTTTTTCAATAATGAGATATATCAAAAGGTATGTGACTAAGGGAAAGGAGGATAGGAGAGGTAGTTTCTCTAGATATCTTATTAAACTGACAGTTGCATCCGTAACACTCCATAAAacactttaaaacatttaaaacttacTAAAACATAAGTATATGCCTATTAATCATCTTACCTTTACTACGGTGTTCCAAAATGGATGCATGATATACAGAGAGAGTGGATTGGTGTCCAGAGCACTGTACTgttaagaaatgaaagaaaacattcaGAGTTAATCCTTGCATACTAGCAAGTAGAACAATATTTCTCAAATGACAATAATAGTACAAATATAACCTGGAGAATGTCTATGTTTATGATGTCCTCGTCTGCACAACAAAACTGGAAATGCAATATAAATGGGGCAAAGATGGTCAAGCACAGCCAGATATTTTTTTACTCAATCAACTTTTATCTTACCATGTTTCAGTAGAAAAATTTATATTGCTTATAAATTCTCACTTACTATGCAGGATCAGTAATATGCGCACTGTGTGCATTGAAATAACGACCACATTCGACCTTTTCAACCTCCTTCATCCTTCTCAACTAACAGGAATCTATTGTTTTACCCCTAGATACCATTACTAAtgcacttactagctgtgcgaccttgggtaagttacttaacctctctgccttagtttcttcacctgtgaaatgaggatgataGCCTTTACCTCAAAGGATTGCCATAGGATTAGATACATTAACAATATACATGAAGCACTTAGAGCAGCACCTGGCCCACAGTAAGTGCTATCTAAGTACTAGATATTATTACATGTGCTTTGAGCACCAAAGGAATGACAGATCCCTTTACAGCAGGAAAATGAATTGCATAAATAAGCAAAGGAAGACAACAGCTTAGGGTTCTGTTACCACAGTTTATTCCTCAATTATTGAGCTACTTAGGAAAAATTCAAAGGAAATTTTAACAAATATCTGTATACAAATATGTAAAACTTTAAGAGTCATGTCAATGACGTATTCATCAGACACATCACACCGGAGTACCGGCATGTAGGAAGCACTCCACTAGAAGTGGGAAAGAAGGGATACAAAATTGGTAAGGGACAATTCCCACCCTCAGGGAGTGCGAATATTACCCAATTCAACCATCTGACATTTAAACGATGTCATATTATTCAAATGTCTGAAAAAATTTTGACTGTGTTTTGTATTTATGCTTAGTATGTACGTAAAATAAGTAGTAAGCATTTGagtatctaattttttttaaataataagatcAAAATTTCTTCCTGAATGTTTTATGAATATGCAGGAAATATCTTCTCAAAAGTATTTCAAGACTTAAAAGCGTGATGGAacacaaaagtaaataaagagaaataatttaaaatactgcTAGCAAAGAGAGTTAACTAGTAAGTcaaacatttattcaacagacTCCATGTCTGAGGCCCTCACTTTCTCCAACCTATTCTGACTGAAATGGGATAAAACTTGGACCAAAGATCTGAGATAGATAGTAGGAAGAAAATGGTGATAGAGAACAAGGTTTGCCTCTGCTGGCCAGAGTGAGAAGCTATGCAGCTGTATCCAGACTCTCAGCAGGAGCCTACTTAAATGAGTATTACTGTTCTTACTAAAATCAACTCTTAATGCATGGTTCTCTACACTTCATAAAGCTTCTCCACATAATAGATAGCACTATATTTGAACCTCTGCAGAATGAAGGAGTTCTCAACTGACAGGACTGCCTGAATTTAAGTCTTCAGACCTGAGGACATGGAACCAATACGAACCCCTAAAGGCTGCGGATGACAAGGTGGGAGTGCCTGGCCTCCTCCACTTCACCAAAGTCCACCCAGACTGCGTGATGTAGCCAGCAGGTCAGATAAACTAGAAAACCACACATTTCAAGTCCACCATCTACTGCCAAGTACAAAAGTTGTAAGAAGtccaaatcagaagaaaacagttCGACATTACACGAATAGCTAGTACGATGTACAAAGTACAATGCCCTTAAtccaaatgtttactgaatgagtCTCATCCAGTAGCTTTCCATAATTTGAATTTTGGATCCTTAACTAATAATATTTTGACTTGAAAAGCTCCTCTTTTTAAATTCTGAAGTTTCAACTCTAAATCTCTAGTTCAGGAGACCAGTAGAAGTATGAAAAGAATGCAGAACTAAATACAAGAAGGTGAGTTTGCCTAACCGGATTTTTTACATTTACTTATAGCTGATGAGCTCAAGTATAGCAAGAAAGATTAATATGAGATTACAAAAGGTAGCAAACAATAAACCTCAAGAACACTCTGTGCTCTAGCCTTACACACCTGAGTATTTTTCAAGGTCATATATCACTTAGCATAAACAAACTTGAAACTGTCTTGAGGGAAGAAAAATGACTCAAACCTTCTACATGcatgaaaaaataagtaaaatattaacttttaaagGTGTTAAACCAGATTTAGGTTATTTGTtaatgcttgttaaaaatatttttattttctattggaATGATATTTTGGTATACACCAGAATATCCGAACTAGGTAGATAATCCACTGTTAAGGCCTACTGTGACTTGTTTGGCTCTGCAATCTGCAGGCCCAGACTAAACTAGTGTCCTGGAG
Coding sequences within:
- the SELENOI gene encoding ethanolaminephosphotransferase 1, whose protein sequence is MAGYEYVSPEQLAGFDKYKYSALDTNPLSLYIMHPFWNTVVKVFPTWLAPNLITFSGFLLVVFNFLLMAHFDPDFYASAPGHKHVPDWVWIVVGILNFIAYTLDGVDGKQARRTNSSTPLGELFDHGLDSWSCVYFVVTVYSIFGRGPSGVSVFVLYLLLWVVLFSFILSHWEKYNTGILFLPWGYDISQVTISFVYIVTAIVGVEAWYEPFLFNFLYRDLFTAMIIGCALCVTLPMSLLNFFRSYKNNTLKHTSVYEAMVPFFSPCLLFILSTVWILQSPSAILEIHPRVFYFMVGTAFANITCQLIVCQMSSTRCPTLNWLLVPLFLVVVVVNLGVASYTETLLLYTLTTAFTLAHIHYGVRVVKQLSSHFQIYPFSLRKPNSDULGMEEKEIGS